The sequence ACTTGATAGTGCTGGAGAACCTTCAATATCATCATTGCTTATACTTCCAGTGTTTGTATTTCCTCCGTCTGCAATAATTCGAGAATTTTCACTACTATTACCAGAACCTTCATCAATAGGTTTTGAGTTAATTGGTTTTTCGATAGTACGATTTCCTTCGTTATTTCTAATATAACCAGGATTTTCATCCGATGGTGAAGTCTCATCGTCAGGAGATTCTCCAGATATTACAGGTGAAGAGTTATCGGTATTATCTGCAATTGTATCTGTAGGAATGGGAGTATCGGGTTTTGATGCTTCTGAGACTGGTTTTTCGGGTGATTCTTCTAGCTTCTTTTCTATATTTTTGGGAATATCTTCTTTGATGTCAGATTGAATATCCGGAGACTCTACCTTTGGTTTAGCAACTGTTTCGGAATTTGTTATTTCTGGTTTAACAACAGGTGGTTGTATGATTGCTTGCTCTGGTGGTTCTATTAATGTCGTTTGAGTATCTTGAGGAGTTTGAGTAATTTGAGCGACTGATTGCGATTGTTCAACTGGAGAAGTTTCTTCAGGTTTTACCGATGGTTCTGAAGTCGGTGGTTTTTCTTGTTCTGGTTCGTCAATAACAATAATTTCAATCGGTTCATCTGCTTCGACGAATTCTTTTTCCTTAAATAAATATGGTAAGAAAATAATACCGATTATATGAGCTACAATTGAAGCCGCAAAACAATAGACCAGAAATTTATTTAGTTTTTTCGATTCTTTTTCGTGCTGTTCTATACAAATTTGCGATATGCTCATATTTCACTCCTTATTCCATCTTAAGAACAACCACCATTACTTATTTAATATTGTCTAAATAGTAATTATTGCAACTAAAATATAGATGATTCTAAAAAACTCGAATAAATAAACTCTCAGTAAATTAGTTACATATCTATTGCTAATAATTCTCAATATATCTTTTATGGATTGAAGTATCAATAGATATTTTTTCCTAGCTCTTTTAGTTTTTAAAGTATAAAATAAATTCAAAAAAGGACTGAAATATTTTAAGTACCTCCGGCGCAACCTTGGGGTATGTGCTAAGCGTCTCAAAATATTATTTTTTTATTTAATGAGTTTTAAACTCAGGTGGTGAAGTTTCAAAAAATACATTACCGCTCAAACCTTATTCCTCCGGTGGTACTTACTTCGTTTATAACAGAAGATAGATACGTTTAATTATTGGCTTGCACTTTTAGGTAAACGGCTAAGAGCAAGCTTAATTAAGATTATGAAGTCAAAGATTTGATGGCAGATTAGCAGGATTGCTGTTGATAGTAATTCTCATAATTTTATTTATATATTTTCCGTAAGTGAAGAAATATACACTTTTGCTTAAAGTTGAGTTTTTGTCTTTGATAGTGAGTATTGATTCATTCAAGTTTTATATTCTAATACTGTCCACTGCGATACAAACAATACTCATTTTCCAATCAAAAAATTACATAGTTCACTTTTAACAAAAAATTTCACATTTAGAGTTAATCTAATATTGAATTGAGAAAGCGCCAAGCCACATGCAAATAGAAACCGATAAAGAATTTTGGACAAGACAACTTAAAGAATGGCGCGAACTAGTTAAAAAAAGGGAATTAGAGAAACTCAATCCCTGCAACAACTCGTTTGTCAATAATAATGCGACGAACAAACCTGTTTAGTATCCGCTTCTTATCATCTGGTGTCCTAGTTTCCCAAAATTCGCGATCGCAAAACATTTGGGATAATTCTTCTCTTACTAATAAACTGCGTGTCGTTACCTTTTCGTCCAGGGTGAGAATACTAGCTATTTGTTCGCGAATGCCATCTTTCGCTTTTTCGACAAAGGGATTATTGGCTAATTTTTCCAATCCTGCTAAAGTCTCCCTCAATTCTTTAACTTCTGGGGGTTCTTCACGTTTCTCTGACTCTAAACTCACCATCCCAGCCAGTCTAGTAGCTTCTTTTACTAGTAAATCTGCAATTTGTTCGTCGAGATTATCGCTGCGAATCATTTCTTTCCGGTTGCATCTTCCCAAGGGAAAATAACTGCATTGATAATAGTGGATTAAGTTACCTCCCCTTTTAAGTTGTCCGGATGTCCGAGTCAATGCTCCCCCGCAGTTAGAGCATTTTAATAAATTGGCGAAAGCATTGACTCTTTTGCTACCAACCCAACGATTATTAGCATTAGAGCGAATAGTCTTTTTAACTTGTTCGTGCTGCTCGCGGCTAATAATCCCTTCATGGGTATCCCAATTACAATCCCATCGATCAAAATGATTTAATTGCTTTCCCGATGGACTTTTAGTTGTCACGTTAAAAGGAGTTCCCCCAGCGTTAACAGGATTAACCAAAAAATTCTTTAATCCAGATGCAGACCATTGTAGACTTCCCCAAGGATATCTTTTAAAAGTACTCTTCTTACTTGACGAAAAATCAGCGACTTCTAGATTTTCTCTATCGATTACGTGCTTGCTAGTTTTCTTACGGCTTCGAGCTTCTACTTTATTAAGAGTGCCAAACATTTTATTCAGAGTGTCGCAGGTTTTACGGACGCTACCACATTGATTAAACACTTGAAAAATAAATAAAGCTAATTCCCAAACTCGAAAACATCGCTTTCCTTCCAACAAACAAACACACCAACTTTCATCTCTGACATAGCTATCGTTAACCACCTTCCATCCCAAAGGAGCAAACCTATGGCTTTTTCTTTGTGCCATTCGATGCTTGCGTTCGGCACTGACGCGACTGGATAACATTTTTATCTCAAATTTGGATGCTGCGAGCAAAATATCCACAGTTAATTCCCCACCCAAACTTTCTGTATCAATAGTTTGGTCGAGAGCTATTAACTTTATATTTTTACTCCGTAATACTTCCATTAAGGCGTAAAATAATTTGGAAGAACTACCGATGCGGTCAATTCTCGTTACCACAAGTTCCCTAACCCTACCTTTAGTTGCTACTTTCAAATCATCGATCAGTTGTTGTAGCCCTTCGCGAACTTCAGTGGTACGACTTTGAATATCCCAATAAAAACGCGCGCATCCGGAATTTTTGCCTCTTTCCAATTGTTTTCTTAACGCATCTCTGTCTTCTTGCTGCTCGATACTAGATACTCGACCGTAAAACCATCTTTGATTCATGACAATTTAGTTTCTGTTTTTTTGTTTTATAGAGAATATACTATGTCATTTCTAAACGCCGAAGAACCAACAGCGGTCGATTTAGTAACTGACTTTGGCGTTAATATGCTATGGCACCCATCTTTAGGCTTAGAGTTGGGTATCGAATTACAAACAATGTTGTGGGAATGTCTTTTAGGTAAAAAACCTCTGGACGTTCTAGTTTTTGAAGGTACTGTAATTAATGGTCCCAACGGTACTGGAGAATGGAATCGCTTCGCAGATCGTCCTATGAAAGATTGGTTGAGCGATTTGGCTCAAGTTGCCAATTTTGTTGTAGCGGTGGGTGACTGTGCTTGCTGGGGAGGAATTCCCTCAATGGCACCAAATCCCACCGAATCAATGGGGTTGCAATATCTGAGGAGAGAAGAAGGGGGATTTTTAGGTAAAGACTTTCGAGCCAAGTCTGGTTTACCCGTGATAAATATTCCTGGTTGCCCAGCTCACCCGGACTGGATTACTCAAATTTTGGTCGCGATCGCAACTGGTAGAATCGGCGATATTGTTCTTGATGACCTGCATCGTCCCCAAACCTTCTTTAATACATTTACGCAGACTGGTTGTACAAGAATTATTCACTTACTAAGCTAAAGCTATTAATATATAAAGATTGCAGAGATTTAAGATAATCACTTGATTAATAGTTGGCTAAAAAAAGTCATGTTCAGAAAGTCAAATCAACTTTAAAAGCCGAATCTAATTAATATTTTTTTTACTCAATATTTACTAAATATTTACTAAATACTCCTTCAAAAAAATAAATTAAATAATGGTAAGTATATGTACATAAAATTATCTATACTGTCTAATTTAAAAAATATAAGAATAAAAAAAATGACCATTATACTAGGTCACTCTTATAGATTTAGTTATAATATATTCAATCTTACTTAAATGGAATACATAAGCGCAATCTACTATTTTCTAGCTCTAACTCAGTTATTCTTTCTGTAGCTAATCGTAATTTATATTTTAACTGCTCTACCTCGCTTATTTCTTCAAATGCTTGGTTGAAAGCTTTTCTTCTATTTTCTAATCCAAACCATTTTTGATAAACTTTAGTATGCATTTCAACAGAATGACCTAAATTATCTGCTGCGGCTTTAATAGGTATTCCTTGTAAATGCGCTCTAATTGCACAAGCATGACGTAAATCGTATGGTGTAAATGGAATACCTACTATTCTAAAATTTCTAGAAATTAAATCTATTTTTCTTCGCTGTTTTTCATTATCACCATCACAGAAAAAATCTTTTTTAACCCAATCGAAAACTGATTGATTTTTTAACTCAAAAAGCTCAATCCACTCAGGTACAAAAGGGAAAACTTCCCTATAACCTGTTTTATTATCACTTCCCACTTTGAAAGTGCTATTCTTATTGTCAGGAGATATTAACCAATACAAATTCGAGTCATTGATTATTTCTCTAGGTCTTAATCCGTATACAGCGATTAAACCATAGAAAAATTGATATATTTTCCATCTGTCTTTTCTGGCTTGCTCGATAAATTTAGCCGACTCGTAATGCTTTTTAAATTGCGAAGCATAAACTTGTATCTCATCATCAGATGGTATATATCTTTGCTTAACTTGCTTTTCTAGGAATAAATCAGAAAAATCAACAGATATATCTAATAGGTTGCAAACAATAGATGCTACAGAAATTGCCTTAATTCTTGTTGAGTAAGTATCGGCTTTCAAAATTAATTCTCTAAAGTTATTCTTAGTAATTGATAAATCACTTAAAAATCTTTGTCTATATACTTTTTTATGTCCTTGTATAGTTCCTATACTTTTACGAGTTTTTTTTCGATTCTGAAAATAAAGTTTTTCAAACATTTCATAAAACTCTCTAAAAGTGATTCCTTGATTTCTTTTTGTATTAACCCCTAGATATTTATCAGTCCAGGTAAAAGTCTGACGAGCAATTAACTTACCTAACTCATAAGCTTCTTCTTCAGCAGTTTTTAAACCATCAAAATTTGCTGGAATTCCCAAGCTTATGGTGTATTGTCTTCTACTCCTACCCTGTTTATGGGTATCACCAGGTTTTAAAGGTAGAGTAGCTCTAAGCTGTATACCTCCTCCAATAGAAACTAAGCTTACCTTAGTTTTACCAGACTTAAGCCTGGAATTGATTTGGTCTAATTCTTGATTCAACTTCATCTCAAAGTGTTTCTGAGTAGCATCTGCTATTTTTTTCATTCCTCTATAAGAACCGTCGCAAGTAGTTGGAACTTCAAAATCAGCAAAAACTTTATCTTGTATATCTTCCATTATTTTACTAATTGTTTACTATTTTAATTAATGTTTTATTTGAACTATTAGTCCTTCAAACAAGTTCATAGTAAACATTTTACGGTAAAATAGCACCGTAGATTAAATGAATAAACAAGAAATATCCACTTTGCCTACAAAGCATCCAGCACAGAATTCGCTCAACGTAAAGGATGCCTATTTTACGATATCGGGTGTCGCGGCCCGATGACACACTCTTCCTGCAATCGCATCTTGTGGAATAGAGTCTCATCAAAAACCCGCGCTGGAGTTCCATGTTTGGGATGTACCGAACCAGAATTTCCTTTCTATGATTTAAAACCAGGCACCGTATTTAAAACTCAGACAGTACTTGGCGTTCCTAAAGATTTACCAACAGGAGTCAACAAGAAAGATTATGCCGTTTTAACAATGGCGGCTAAAGATTCAATGCCAGCTTGGGCAGAAGAAGACTTTTTTACGGTCTAAAATTTGGGAATTGGGGATCGGGAATAGGGCATGGGGCATTGGAAAGCAAAAAATAAGGGAGCAGGATGCTCCCACTACAAATATTTTTATAATTCCCTACTCTCTACTCCCTACTAACAACTAACAACTAACAATTAACTACTAACTTATGGGAATACAAACATTAGACATTTCGCCTCTCGGTAGAGTTGAGGGGGATTTAGATGTAAGAGTTGATATTGATGATGGGCAAGTCGTCAACGCTTGGACTCATGCGGAATTATTTCGCGGATTTGAAGTTATCCTTAAAGGTAAAGATCCACAGGCTGGGTTAATTGTCACACCAAGAGTCTGCGGTATCTGCGGGGCTTCCCATTTAACTAGTGCGGCTTGGGCTTTAGATACCGCTTGGAAAACCGAAGTTCCCCGCAATGCGATTTTGGCGAGAAATATCGGTCAGATTGTCGAGACTATACAGAGTATTCCTCGCTATTTCTATGGACTGTTTGCGATTGATTTAACTAATAAAAAGTATCAGCACAGTCATTTCTATCAAGAAGCTTGTCGCCGTTTTGCTCCTTTTACGGGTAAGTCTTATGAAATTGGGGTAACTGTTTCTAGTAAGCCGGTGGAAATTTACGCTTTGTTTGGCGGACAATGGCCCCACAGCAGTTATATGGTGCCTGGTGGAGTAATGTGCGCTCCGACTTTAACCGACGTAACCCGCGCTTGGTCGATTTTGGAATATTTTCGGACTAATTGGCTCGAACCAGTTTGGTTGGGTTGCTCTTTAGAACGTTATGAAGAAATCCAAACCTATGAGGATTTTATGAATTGGCTGGATGAAAATCCCAATCATGCAAATTCTGACTTGGGTTTTTATTGGCGCATGGGTTTGGATATCGGTTTACATAAATATGGTCAGGGTTTGGGTAAATATGTTACCTGGGGATACTTACCTCACGAAGTAAAGTATCAACACCCTACGGTTGAAGGTCGAAATGCGGCTCTCATTATGAAAAGCGGAGTATACGACAGTTTTACGGATACTCATGTTCCGATGAATCATGGTTTTGTCCGCGAAAATACTTCTCACTCTTGGTATAACGAAGGTGCAGGGGACGTTCATCCTTACGACCGTAATACTCGACCTACTCAAAACAACGTTAAAGATTTTGAGAATGAATATTCTTGGGGAACTGCGGTAACTCATGTAGATTACGGACGTTTGGAAGCAGGCCCGTTGGCTCGTCAATTGGTAGCGGGTGGTACTCACGGTGAAACTTGGCAACACTATGATGGATTTATCCTTGATGCTTTCAAGCAAATGGGTGGTGCTAGTATCCATGTACGTCAATTAGCCAGAGTCCACGAAGTTGTTAAGCTTTACCGTCAAGCGGAACGTTGTTTGCGAGAATTTCGTTTGAATGACCCCTGGTATATCAAGCCAAAAGAACAAGACGGACGCGGTTGGGGTGCTACCGAGGCATCAAGAGGAGCTTTATGTCATTGGATAGATATTGAAGGTGGCAAGATTAAAAATTATCAAATTATGGCTCCTTCAACTTGGAATATTGGGCCTCGCGACAGTGAAGGAAAACGCGGTCCCATTGAAGAAGCTTTAATCGGTACCCCTATCTTTGACTCAACAGATCCAGTCGAAGTTGGTCATGTAGCTCGTTCGTTCGATTCTTGTTTGGTATGTACCGTCCACGCTCACGATGCAAAAACGGGTGAAGAATTAGCGCGTTTTCGGACAGCTTAAAAAGTTTTGGGCATGGGGCATTGGGCATTGATAAGAAAAATATGGAGACAAGGGGATAAAGAAAAGAAACTTTTAGGACGAGAAGATAACGGGATAAGAAAAATCGTCATTCTTAACTCGTCACTCCTAATTACTAACTATTTTCATTCCCCTATGCCCTACGCCCTATGCCCCATGCCCCATATCCTATTCCCAAATACTAAATTATGTCGAACACAGCATTACACGAACATCTCCCCAATCTTCCAGAGAAAGTACTTCAAGAGTTTACTCAATGGTGCGTGACTCAACATGCAAGGGAAGCGGGATACGAATTTACTCCTAATGAAACAAAACTAGAAAACTTGTCTACTGCGGATTATATTCCAGAAATTGTCGGTCAATTTATGGATATAACAAGGAAGGACATTAGAACTGGATTGGTAGCAACATTTGCAGGCAAGAAAGCTGATAATCATTCCTTATCTGGTTTAGCCGCAATGGTTGATTTTGTTTCGCTTTACGTTAAGCATTTGTTTCCTAGTGAAGGAAATAATGAAACACAAGCCGAAGAATTATTAAATAAAGCTTCCGAAGAGCAATTTAATAAACTTGTTCAAATTGCTCAAGAACATAACGTAAAATTATCGGTATAAGTATACAAATTCTCTACCAAAAGAATTATAAACCTAGCTTTTACGAATAAAAGCTAGGTTTTCTGATTAAATCAGTATCTTTAACTAATTAATAAGAAAATATTAAATTTAGTTAGTTGTTTTCCACAGTTGTATGTATTGATAAATTCGTGTTAAAAAGAGCGATAATATTTGTTAATTGAATTAGCTCTCAAGCAATTAATTATAGTCAACAGCCTGCTCTCAAAGGATTACAGACTTTTTACCTGTAAGCTTTTTGTTCCTCTCTGAGGTAAATAAGACGGTGAATGCTGTTCGTATAACTACTATAAGTGAATCTTTAAACTTTTATTAAAACGTTGACTATTTACACTTAAGTCAGTTAAAACCAATTAAGAAATCATCACATTGAATCTGTTCGGATTGAGTTTAATGCTGTCGGACAGTTTATTCTCTGGCGGCATAGAAAATTAACAGGTTTTCGCTTCTTGAAGCAAGAATAATTCCTTCAAAGAAGATAAATATAATCCTGCAAATGCTTGTTGTTAATAGCGTTTGTTCTGGGTGTAATGCTAGTGCTGCATTTACCTTAATTTTGGTATATCTACTTTTCAATTTTTGACCAACAATTTCAGCAATTTATTGACGGAAAATTAAAAATGTCTAATTTAATTCAAAACGTAATAGATAGTCAGGAAAAACACAATTTACGTGAATTTGCTTTTTCTTTACGTCAATCAGCAAAGCGTTATCTACTTCGTAACGATATTTTGATTGCGTTTTATAAATATTGCGATACTAACGAAGATAATAAGGATTTATATCGCGATTCAGTGTTAGCTAGGTTAATTTACTCAACTCAAGAAATAATTTTAGACAAGGAAAATATTTACTTAGTCATTCGTCCAAAGATTGCTACTCAGGAAGCTTATCGTTTGTTGGATGATATGACGGTAGAATGTATAAGTATTGATGAGTTATTAAATTTACGAGATAAACTGGTTGATTCTAGTTCCTCTCAAGATGAGGAGTTGTTGAAAATAGATTTTCAGCCTTTTTATGATTCCTCTATTAGCCTGCCTTCTGCAAAAAAAATCGGCAATGGTGTTGATTACCTCAATCGCTATTTATCTAACAAATTATTTGATGATAATTGCGGCACTTGGCAAGAGTCTTTGTTTAACTTTCTGAGGCTGCACAAATACAAAGGTCAACAGTTATTAATCAACGAACGAATTAAAAGTAAATCTCAGCTATCTGAAAAGGTAAAACGAGTCATTGACCTTTTAGAAAAATATCCCAATCGCACTTCTTATGAAAACTTTCGCTTTGAATTACGAAGCTTTGGTTTTGAACCCGGTTGGGGAAATACAGCACAAAGAGCCAGGGAAACTTTAGAATTGCTAAACCAGTTGATTGACTCAGCTGACCATGAAATACTAGAAAAATTCATGTCCCGAATTCCGTTAATTTTCAATGTTTTAGTAACTTCTCCCCACGGATGGTTCGGGCAAGAAGGTGTTTTAGGCAGACCTGATACTGGCGGACAAGTCGTTTATGTTCTCGATCAGGTAAAGGAATTAGAAAAACAGATCGAGGAAAATGCCAAGCTTGGTGGACTTGATGTAATCGGTAAAATCGAACCTAAAATTATTGTACTTACACGTTTGATTCCGAATAGCGAAGATACCAACTGCAATCAACGCTTAGAAAAAATATACGGTTCTGATAACTGCTGGATTTTACGAGTTCCCTTCCGCGAGTCTCAACCAGAAATTACCCAAAATTGGATTTCCCGTTTTGAAATTCATCCTTATTTAGAGAGCTTCGCTACTGATTCCGAACGCGAGCTTTTAGCAGAGTTTGAAGGCAAGCCAGATTTAATCATTGGTAACTATACTGACGGTAATTTAGTTGCATTTTTATTATCGCGACGGTTGAATGTCACTCAGTGCGTTATCGCTCATGCCTTAGAAAAATCAAAGTACGATAAGAGCGATTTGAATTGGCAAGACCTCGAACAACAGTACCATTTTTCACTTCAGTTTACTGCCGATTTAATTGCCATGAATGCCGCTAATTTTGTTGTTAGCAGCACTTACCAAGAAATAATCGGTACCGAACATACCCCCGGACAGTACGAGTCTTACCAATCTTTCACGATGCCGAAACTCTACCATGTAGTTAGCGGCATCGATTTAACAAATCCCAAATTTAATGTAGTTCCCCCCGGTGTCAACGAAAACGTTTATTTTCCTTACACCAAAATTGAAGATAGATTGCTAGATAACCGGGAAAGATTGGAAGATTTATTATTTACTTTGGAAGATTCAACTCAAGTTTTTGGTAAACTTTCCGACATCAGCAAGCGTCCTATCTTCTCGATGGCAAGGTTGGATAAAATCAAAAATCTTACAGGTTTAGCCGAGTGTTTTGGAAAAAGTAAACAACTTCAAGAACAGTGCAATTTGATTTTAGTCGCTGGAAAACTTCGTACAGAAGATTCCACAGACAGCGAAGAAATCAACGAGATTGAAAAACTTTACCAAATTATCGACAAGTACAGCTTACAAGGTAAAATCCGCTGGTTGGGTGTCCGGCTATCAAAAAGCGACTCCGGAGAAATCTATCGGATAATCGGCGATCGCCAAGGTATTTTTGTTCAACCAGCGTTGTTTGAAGCTTTCGGTTTAACTGTACTCGAAGCGATGATTAGCGGACTTCCTACCTTTGCAACTCGCTTCGGGGGACCTTTAGAAATTATTCAAGACAAAGTAAATGGATTTTATATAAATCCCACCAATCACCAGGAAATGGCGCAAACAATTTTAGAATTTCTCAGCAAATGCGACTTTAACCCTAGTACCTGGAATGAATTTTCTCAAAAAGGTATCGAGCGAGTTTACGAAAACTATACTTGGAAGATTCACAGCAACCGCTTGTTATCTCTAGCCAAAACTTACAGCTTGTACAATTATGCTTCTGGAGACAACCGCGAAGACATGCTACGTTATGTCGAATCACTATTCCACCTACTTTACAAGCCCCGCGCTAAAGCTTTACTAGAAGAACATACCACCAGCGTTAGTTAATAATTCGGTTCATATCCATAATGTAGAGACGTAGCACTGCTATGTCTTTACTAATTTATACGAATAAACAAATTAATCGATAAAATCATGGAAAATCCAGATTCTAGAGAAGAAATAACTGCAAAAGAATTGCTCGGACGCTATCAGAAAGGAGAAAGAGATTTTCGCCGAATTAAGCTGAAAAATTCCGAGCATTTATCAAGTGTCAACCTCGAAGAGATTGATTTCCGCCATGCTTGTCTTTATATTGCTAATTTCAGAGCGGCTGATTCGGGAAATGCTAATTTCATTGAAGAATGCATTTTATATAGTTCTGATTTCACCGGTGCCGATTTTAGAGGTGCGAATCTACAAGGTACTGAATTCTCAGATGCTATTTTAAATGCTGCTAACTTTAGTGGTGCTGATTTACAAGGTGCTAAGTTTGATTGTGCTGACGCAGAAGCAGCTAACTTTACCGGAGCTAATCTCGAAGGAGCTACTTTCTACGAATCAAATCTCGAAGGTGCCTTGATGGTAAATGCTAACTTGAAAAATGCTGAATTGCTGCAAACTCCTTTTGAGGGTGTGGATTTAAGCAATGTCGATTTAACCGGAGCGCTTAATGCTAGCCTCGAAGGAGCTATTCTTCACAACACCATAATGCCAGACGGTAGTATTGCTAGCAATAATTCAACCAACAAACGATAGGCGTTGCCCAATTGAGATATGAATTTATGATTACTCTTTAATAGCAGCCCCTAAATCCCCCAAGTATGTTCTACTTTAAAATATATTTCTCCCCAGAATTGGGGGTTTAGGGGGCTAGCCATACTTTTAATCAGCAACGCCGAACTATAAATCATTCAATATTACCAATTACAAATTACAAATTACTGACTTATTTTTAATACATTTTTTTTGTAAATCTGCATACAAAAATAAAATATATGTATGCTAATAAAAAT comes from Rivularia sp. PCC 7116 and encodes:
- a CDS encoding pentapeptide repeat-containing protein, with protein sequence MENPDSREEITAKELLGRYQKGERDFRRIKLKNSEHLSSVNLEEIDFRHACLYIANFRAADSGNANFIEECILYSSDFTGADFRGANLQGTEFSDAILNAANFSGADLQGAKFDCADAEAANFTGANLEGATFYESNLEGALMVNANLKNAELLQTPFEGVDLSNVDLTGALNASLEGAILHNTIMPDGSIASNNSTNKR
- a CDS encoding sucrose synthase translates to MSNLIQNVIDSQEKHNLREFAFSLRQSAKRYLLRNDILIAFYKYCDTNEDNKDLYRDSVLARLIYSTQEIILDKENIYLVIRPKIATQEAYRLLDDMTVECISIDELLNLRDKLVDSSSSQDEELLKIDFQPFYDSSISLPSAKKIGNGVDYLNRYLSNKLFDDNCGTWQESLFNFLRLHKYKGQQLLINERIKSKSQLSEKVKRVIDLLEKYPNRTSYENFRFELRSFGFEPGWGNTAQRARETLELLNQLIDSADHEILEKFMSRIPLIFNVLVTSPHGWFGQEGVLGRPDTGGQVVYVLDQVKELEKQIEENAKLGGLDVIGKIEPKIIVLTRLIPNSEDTNCNQRLEKIYGSDNCWILRVPFRESQPEITQNWISRFEIHPYLESFATDSERELLAEFEGKPDLIIGNYTDGNLVAFLLSRRLNVTQCVIAHALEKSKYDKSDLNWQDLEQQYHFSLQFTADLIAMNAANFVVSSTYQEIIGTEHTPGQYESYQSFTMPKLYHVVSGIDLTNPKFNVVPPGVNENVYFPYTKIEDRLLDNRERLEDLLFTLEDSTQVFGKLSDISKRPIFSMARLDKIKNLTGLAECFGKSKQLQEQCNLILVAGKLRTEDSTDSEEINEIEKLYQIIDKYSLQGKIRWLGVRLSKSDSGEIYRIIGDRQGIFVQPALFEAFGLTVLEAMISGLPTFATRFGGPLEIIQDKVNGFYINPTNHQEMAQTILEFLSKCDFNPSTWNEFSQKGIERVYENYTWKIHSNRLLSLAKTYSLYNYASGDNREDMLRYVESLFHLLYKPRAKALLEEHTTSVS
- a CDS encoding nickel-dependent hydrogenase large subunit gives rise to the protein MGIQTLDISPLGRVEGDLDVRVDIDDGQVVNAWTHAELFRGFEVILKGKDPQAGLIVTPRVCGICGASHLTSAAWALDTAWKTEVPRNAILARNIGQIVETIQSIPRYFYGLFAIDLTNKKYQHSHFYQEACRRFAPFTGKSYEIGVTVSSKPVEIYALFGGQWPHSSYMVPGGVMCAPTLTDVTRAWSILEYFRTNWLEPVWLGCSLERYEEIQTYEDFMNWLDENPNHANSDLGFYWRMGLDIGLHKYGQGLGKYVTWGYLPHEVKYQHPTVEGRNAALIMKSGVYDSFTDTHVPMNHGFVRENTSHSWYNEGAGDVHPYDRNTRPTQNNVKDFENEYSWGTAVTHVDYGRLEAGPLARQLVAGGTHGETWQHYDGFILDAFKQMGGASIHVRQLARVHEVVKLYRQAERCLREFRLNDPWYIKPKEQDGRGWGATEASRGALCHWIDIEGGKIKNYQIMAPSTWNIGPRDSEGKRGPIEEALIGTPIFDSTDPVEVGHVARSFDSCLVCTVHAHDAKTGEELARFRTA
- a CDS encoding site-specific integrase codes for the protein MKLNQELDQINSRLKSGKTKVSLVSIGGGIQLRATLPLKPGDTHKQGRSRRQYTISLGIPANFDGLKTAEEEAYELGKLIARQTFTWTDKYLGVNTKRNQGITFREFYEMFEKLYFQNRKKTRKSIGTIQGHKKVYRQRFLSDLSITKNNFRELILKADTYSTRIKAISVASIVCNLLDISVDFSDLFLEKQVKQRYIPSDDEIQVYASQFKKHYESAKFIEQARKDRWKIYQFFYGLIAVYGLRPREIINDSNLYWLISPDNKNSTFKVGSDNKTGYREVFPFVPEWIELFELKNQSVFDWVKKDFFCDGDNEKQRRKIDLISRNFRIVGIPFTPYDLRHACAIRAHLQGIPIKAAADNLGHSVEMHTKVYQKWFGLENRRKAFNQAFEEISEVEQLKYKLRLATERITELELENSRLRLCIPFK
- the xisF gene encoding fdxN element excision recombinase XisF yields the protein MNQRWFYGRVSSIEQQEDRDALRKQLERGKNSGCARFYWDIQSRTTEVREGLQQLIDDLKVATKGRVRELVVTRIDRIGSSSKLFYALMEVLRSKNIKLIALDQTIDTESLGGELTVDILLAASKFEIKMLSSRVSAERKHRMAQRKSHRFAPLGWKVVNDSYVRDESWCVCLLEGKRCFRVWELALFIFQVFNQCGSVRKTCDTLNKMFGTLNKVEARSRKKTSKHVIDRENLEVADFSSSKKSTFKRYPWGSLQWSASGLKNFLVNPVNAGGTPFNVTTKSPSGKQLNHFDRWDCNWDTHEGIISREQHEQVKKTIRSNANNRWVGSKRVNAFANLLKCSNCGGALTRTSGQLKRGGNLIHYYQCSYFPLGRCNRKEMIRSDNLDEQIADLLVKEATRLAGMVSLESEKREEPPEVKELRETLAGLEKLANNPFVEKAKDGIREQIASILTLDEKVTTRSLLVREELSQMFCDREFWETRTPDDKKRILNRFVRRIIIDKRVVAGIEFL